In a genomic window of Streptomyces noursei ATCC 11455:
- a CDS encoding ABC transporter substrate-binding protein, with the protein MNMPPSPRGAVRSDGSSVQIGALVPLTRPGWVEAGQHLLAGLELAVDEVNDAGGIVGRPLELVVRDTAADPQRAVAAVDELARLGVAALAGEYHSVVARAAAARADALGLPFLCSSAVLDALTEQPTDWVARLAPAQSRGWRTYADFLLGAGHRRLAVAAQPSVYWASGTGILRDRIAARGGTVTALDAGTLAPTTLCDELVDSGATALLLLVGHPEPVVPIVRAVRRDQRLADILIGAPAGQPEFAEWATSLGDDGAAIPFLRYLPERLGPLGARVEKALRERLGAAPSFVAFEGYDTIAVLAEVLRSHGTDRARTAESWPSVAVEGTRGKIQFSRTPGIDVWQWAWPPIQVVDRDPAHPDRFRVLHTS; encoded by the coding sequence ATGAACATGCCGCCATCGCCACGTGGAGCAGTGCGGTCCGACGGATCATCCGTCCAGATCGGCGCTCTCGTTCCGCTCACCCGGCCCGGCTGGGTGGAGGCAGGCCAACACCTGCTCGCCGGACTCGAACTGGCCGTTGACGAGGTCAATGACGCCGGCGGCATCGTGGGCAGACCACTGGAGCTGGTGGTCCGAGACACCGCGGCCGATCCACAGCGGGCCGTGGCGGCCGTGGACGAATTGGCTCGCCTGGGTGTGGCTGCCTTGGCGGGGGAGTACCACAGCGTCGTCGCGCGCGCCGCTGCCGCCAGGGCGGACGCCCTCGGCCTGCCGTTCCTCTGCTCGTCAGCGGTTCTCGACGCGCTGACCGAACAACCGACGGACTGGGTCGCCCGCCTCGCCCCGGCCCAGTCCCGAGGCTGGCGGACCTACGCGGACTTCCTCCTCGGCGCGGGCCACCGTCGCCTCGCCGTCGCAGCCCAGCCGAGCGTCTACTGGGCATCTGGGACAGGCATTCTGCGGGACCGTATCGCGGCACGCGGCGGCACCGTCACCGCACTCGACGCGGGCACGCTCGCTCCCACGACCCTGTGCGACGAACTCGTCGACAGCGGTGCGACAGCCCTGCTCCTTCTGGTCGGCCACCCGGAGCCGGTCGTGCCGATCGTCAGGGCTGTCCGCCGCGACCAGCGCCTGGCCGACATCCTGATCGGAGCTCCGGCCGGGCAACCGGAGTTCGCCGAGTGGGCGACATCGCTGGGCGACGACGGCGCCGCGATCCCGTTCTTGCGCTACCTGCCCGAGCGCCTCGGCCCACTCGGTGCACGAGTCGAGAAGGCCCTGCGCGAGCGGCTGGGCGCAGCGCCCTCCTTCGTCGCCTTCGAGGGCTACGACACGATCGCCGTCCTCGCGGAGGTACTGCGTTCGCACGGCACGGACCGGGCGCGCACCGCCGAATCCTGGCCGAGCGTCGCCGTCGAAGGCACCCGCGGGAAGATCCAGTTCTCCCGCACGCCAGGCATCGACGTGTGGCAGTGGGCCTGGCCGCCCATCCAGGTCGTCGATCGAGACCCGGCGCACCCCGATCGCTTCCGAGTCCTCCACACCAGCTGA
- a CDS encoding MFS transporter, which translates to MKTFAYMRQTLVPANRSSRILVAGALIDSTGNGLFMASATLYFVSVVGLPASRVATTLSIAAVFGLLSPVPLGRVADRHGAVRTYVLLMCLRGAGYALYPLITDLSGYAVLTCVLYAADRACSPLLQVIAAAVAGQQERTRTLASIRAVRNVGLSVGLLGASAVLGFPSRAAFTTIFLVNALSFFAIAALVLWSAKVAGDSALAPLKGAGTGGGPQGHPGSGSPPSRAPTPFRDVRFLVFTASNGILSLYDTALIVLLPVWVIQRTDLAHAWSPVLLTVNTALTVLLQAAVPRFAKDAQGARRLVKCTALTLAAGCALFALAEELPMWASLVAALGAVAAMTLGENLHSVASWELSYLLSPAEARGQYLAMFSMGMTSQKVFGPVLLVSLLLPLGPWAWAVLMALFAVATLGALWSGKPTPVPEAHEATTPDPLPSEAH; encoded by the coding sequence TTGAAGACCTTCGCATATATGAGACAGACCCTTGTGCCGGCCAACCGGAGCAGCCGCATCCTGGTCGCCGGCGCGCTGATCGACTCCACCGGCAATGGTCTCTTCATGGCCTCCGCCACGCTCTACTTCGTGAGCGTGGTGGGACTCCCGGCGTCCCGTGTCGCGACCACCCTGTCCATTGCCGCGGTGTTCGGCCTGCTCAGCCCGGTCCCCTTGGGCCGGGTCGCCGATCGCCATGGCGCGGTACGCACTTACGTACTGCTCATGTGCCTCCGCGGCGCGGGTTATGCCTTATACCCCCTGATCACCGATCTCTCTGGTTATGCCGTCCTGACCTGTGTGCTCTACGCGGCGGACCGGGCCTGCTCCCCCCTGCTCCAGGTGATCGCGGCCGCCGTGGCCGGCCAGCAGGAGCGGACCCGTACGCTGGCGTCGATTCGGGCGGTCCGCAACGTCGGGCTCAGTGTTGGCCTGCTCGGCGCCAGCGCCGTGCTCGGCTTTCCGTCACGGGCCGCCTTCACCACGATCTTCCTGGTCAACGCCCTCTCCTTCTTCGCCATCGCGGCACTGGTGCTGTGGTCGGCCAAGGTTGCCGGCGACTCCGCACTGGCGCCGCTCAAGGGCGCCGGGACCGGGGGCGGACCACAGGGACACCCGGGGAGCGGGAGCCCGCCCTCCAGGGCGCCGACGCCCTTTCGCGATGTGCGCTTCCTGGTGTTCACCGCCTCGAACGGCATTCTGTCCCTCTACGACACGGCACTGATCGTCCTGCTGCCGGTCTGGGTGATACAGCGTACGGATCTGGCCCATGCCTGGTCGCCTGTGCTTCTCACCGTCAACACGGCACTCACCGTCCTGCTCCAGGCCGCGGTTCCCCGCTTTGCGAAAGACGCTCAGGGCGCCCGTCGACTGGTGAAATGCACGGCATTGACACTGGCCGCCGGTTGCGCCCTTTTCGCACTGGCCGAGGAGCTTCCCATGTGGGCCTCGCTGGTTGCCGCGCTCGGCGCCGTGGCGGCCATGACCCTGGGAGAAAACCTTCATTCGGTGGCGAGTTGGGAGTTGTCCTACCTCCTCTCCCCCGCCGAGGCGCGTGGGCAATACCTCGCCATGTTCAGCATGGGAATGACGTCCCAGAAAGTCTTCGGTCCCGTCCTCTTGGTGAGTCTCCTGCTGCCGCTGGGGCCTTGGGCGTGGGCCGTACTCATGGCCCTGTTCGCCGTGGCGACGCTCGGCGCGCTGTGGTCGGGAAAACCCACACCAGTGCCGGAGGCGCACGAGGCCACGACGCCGGATCCACTTCCCTCCGAAGCGCACTGA